In Ooceraea biroi isolate clonal line C1 chromosome 6, Obir_v5.4, whole genome shotgun sequence, the genomic stretch AAATGCGAAAAAgctaaaagtatttatatgcTTGTATTCGCTAAAACACTCTGTGTGCTCTCTAGCAATTATTTTCACAAGgctacaaaattaaatattacgacTTACTCTTAATTCTTTAAAGATTGTGTtatagaaacaattaaaaaattaatttgcattattttgtTGAACTTTAGAAGTATGCAACTCCCTTGAAAAACAAAGGCAAACCTGACAAAATTGACTATTACAGATACATATTCAGATAATAGTAACAAGAATAGAACATTTAATACGTACGactttatcataaatttcaatGCCTTCTTCCGTTCCCTTGCAACAAACCAATCCATCAAAAAGCGAGACATCCGCGGTGCCGTTTTATACAATTTGAAGAAAGCATGGAAGTTACCCAGCCACCATGCCGAACGTATTTTCAACGCGTGCTTTACGCACTCGTCGTTCTTGTCTTCCGGCGAAAGTGCCGCTAAAATTGTCGTTAAATCTGAAAGCAAAGATATCATCGTGATATAACGGAAAAATCAACGGCCAAAACAGCAAAAGGTCACGTATCAACTTTATCATTTACCTTGAGTATTCTTCGTGAAGATGTAATAGAGAATACGATACGCAACGAATTCGCATCGATTCTCGCCACCAAGATCCTGATACAGCATCTTAAGTTGCGTCTGACACTGATTAAATTCTTCGTGATCGCCACGTTGTAGCGCGACACGGGCATGCGTCTCATACACGAGAACTGTAAAAGCGTCCCTGACACCTTGTACAGTGAGATCTTGCCGGATGGATTTCAATTGGTCGCAAGCGTATCTGTAGTCCTGCTCGACTAGCCAACGTTTCTTGACATGCTCCAAAGAATTTTGAAGTACACTTACCGGTCGGACAGCAGAAGGAGCAGGAGCCTGCAACGATATTATTGCCTTATTTAACGCAAAAGTGTTttacaaagaaagaaagataatttGCAAGCATCGCGTACCGTCGTAAGACGCAAGTAAGGCTTCTCTAGATCCTTGCACGTGCCGACAATGTGAAGCCCGGTAAAATCAAAGTCCACGTTCGGGTCGACGTCTCTGATGACGCTGCTGATGACCATTCTGGAAACGCCGTCGCTGAATCTGGCGGCACGCTGCTGCAGCTTCTCCTTGGTACCTAGCTCATCAGTGTTGCCTGAAGCTAAACCAAACTCGGAATAGTAATGCGACTTAGTCTTAGTCTTCTTGGCCTTCTTGTTGCTATGATTCGCCTTGTTGTTGCGCGCGGACTTCTTCGTTTTGAGTGCCTTGTAATCGTGTTCCCGATCGCTAACGTTTGATGACGAGGAAGTGCTGCGTCGGCTGTACCTGCGAGATGGCGGGCTACGTGTGCGCGAACGTGTCGACCTCGACCTCGAGCGCGATCGCgaccgcgagcgcgagcgggaTCGCGGCGACCTCGATTTAGATCTTGATCTCGACCGGGATCTAGACCTAGACCTCGTCCTCGACCGCCTGCTGTGTGTCACAGAGAGACGCGCGCCAAGCCGAGCCCCAAGTGAGCTGGACAGGCCGGGCTTGCGCAGGCCTCCCTGTGCAGTGACCAGTGGGCTTGCCAGAGGATTCGCCAGCTTTAACGCCGGCTTTTGAGGCTTGATCGTCATGGTCATGCGTTCGCTGTGGATGCTGGGCAGAGGCTCCTTGTCCCAGTCCTTCACCCAGAGCGAGCCGTCATTCGCAGCGCGTGTAATTTTTCCCTTTAGTATGATTTCGACTTGGTCTTTGTCAACAGCCGTCTTACACTTCTCGTAACATCGATTCACGTAATTCTTCAAACTGTCGGGCCAATCTCCCACCGGACTGGGAGTACTCGCGAGAGATGAAGCAGGACCGGTGTTGGAAATTGTGTTACTCGCCGTCGTAGTAACAGGCGGTGCAACAACAGGATTAGGCGGCTCCTCGCTCGGCGGTGGAGGTGCCGCTACTTCGCACTGCGCGGGTGGCAACGGCGGCAATTCCGCTGGCTTTGCATTCGGTCCGTTAAGTGCGAACGGACTGGCCGTCGAAACGTTCCCCTGAAAGCTATTGTTGAATTGAGCTGCTAAATTTTTGTTCCGCTTACGTTTTTTCTTCGCAGCGCCGCTGTTACCCGATGGTGTGTAGCCAAGACCAGTTTTCTTGTTCGGCAGATTAAAACGAATCTGCCCGTTGTACTCTGTGTacagaattaatatatttttagtatatacaattatttattaagtgtTTATGATACAGGGATGAGCAAAGTACAAAGCTTCTTCCGATTCAAAAGAAACACTTTCTATCGTTACTCAGTTCTGATAATGACTTGACATTCCTTTCGTCATACAAAAACAAACACTTGAAGAACACTTTTTCACTCTATTTGCTGTCATCTTTTCTCTGTATCCGACTCAAGTCGCTTGTTTTTCGTGAACGCTTGGAATACTCTTTAACGACATGTTTAACTTttagaattctcttttaagaacatttggaaattttttaaataaacattttaatagaaCCAATTTTTTGCTGACTTCTTTGTTCATCTCTGCATATGAATAAGTATTAAGGCAATACTAACGAGACGTATCATTGTGCATTCCACCCCAATTACCATAAGGAAACGAATTGTACATCAGTCCCTGGTAAGGCATcggctgttgctgctgctgctgctgctgtacGTGATTGTTGTGCTGCGGAGTCTGTTGGGCCACCGGTGGTGGACCGGGCGGCAACGGAGGAAGATCTGATTCGTCATCTAGGACCATTGGAGTACCGGGTATTGGAGGTTGCTGATGCATCTGCTGTTTTGCCTGATTGTTTCCTTGTTGTggttgctgttgttgttgctgctgctgctgctgctgttgttgttgttgttgttgctgctgctgctgctgctgttgatgCTGTTGCTGCATCTGCTGTGGATTAAAAGTCTGACCGTATCCTGGCATCATCCCATGGTAATAGCTAAACATTTGCCCCTGGTGTGGCACACCCTGATATCCTGGATTATACATTTGCCtgcaagaaaagaaaggagaagtcattaaaattatgatcCACTGATGGTCCACGCAAACACGTTTATGCACACTGCGTAGATTCACGCAGCTCTCACACACTCGGCATTCTACACACATACAATGTAttcacatatatacacacagtacgtaacacacatacacaaacaCCAAATCAAACTTTTCATATAGCTGCGAGGACACAAACAAATTCACTTGAAACATAAAGCTCGTTAACTGTGACTCATGACTCATCAACAAGTCACGTCCTGCGTAACAGGTAGATGTGATTTGATTTCGGAGTCACAGCAAACGGTCGTGACGTTCACGAACGAAATGGCCGATTCGCAGACGAGCGTTGGACGAATCCGTGACAGATGCGTAGGATGCGCAGGATTTGCTCTAGACGCTCACGCGCTTCCGCCGCCAGTTTATCTTCATTGTTAGACGTAGAACGGAAATAGACTGGCGGTGAAGGCGCGTGAATAAGTGCAAGGCAAACGTACCTACGATCGACGCGTCCAATTCAACAACGGCGCACGACTTACCCCGCATACGACGGAAACATGTTGTGCATATTGGTCGGTGCGTGTGCGTATTGCCACGCCATGTTCGCCATCGGACCCGTTCCGAATTGCTGATGAAATGGCTGATGCGATTGATGCTGCTGCTTCTTCTGCGACAACGCCTCGCCCTCTGACATAGCGTAGAATAGAGAATATCAGAATTGCTTTGGAAAAAAATGGCCGCGCCCCCTCCCACTGGTGGCGCGTCGTCCGCGACTAATTCCTTGTCGAATTACCGCGAGTCGTGGAGACGTGCGAGTTTATTGCAAATGGCAGTATGGTTTGCTTCCAACAAAAAAAACCTATATCACCTTCACCCTCCTTTCTTTCCGCGAGACGACGCTCTTTGTTCGGCGCACACGCGACACTAGACACTCCTCGACGATTCACGTACCCAGCGACGGGGTGTGAGCAAATGGAGTTTTGGAGCGAGATCGAACATGTATATAGCatgtatgataaatataacaaagaGGCGCAGGGTAGTTCATGTTTACTCTACAGTGCTGTGACGAATGTCCCAAAGGTAGATCCGGAGCAGCCAATCAGAATTTCGCGTAATATATCTAGTTACAAAAAAAGACACCTGTAAAAAGGCCAATCCGTCCAGCTTCTATGTATGACGGGTTGCCATTTCACAGGCGCTCAGTTTTAAATTATGtagtttattaaattgttaaaaacaaCTCGTtaacaaaatgtttcagacagttttaaataaaaaggtattttctaaataatgAGTTACAACAATATACGACATGTGTGTTAATAATGACTACAATACCACAAAGAAAACTTGATGGATAGTTAAAACAACCAGATTTGTAACTTCTAACAATGATATATTTTGGAACATATTGTCAATGGGGGATAGACATTATAACAGATAAACTATATTTCGAGATATAAGATGTTAATGTTAGCTGGCGTCGCGAGTTCGCTCTTCCATCCCGCATGAGCGTGCATAGATTGGCATAAAAGagaacgattaattaatttaatgaattattatatgtcGGATAtcaaattagaattaatttgattattatatatcaaagcGAAAACGGGATGCGGAATCGCGAATATTCGCgtaaaactaattaattaaatatttagcgAATTTTCGTGGCCAAAGTACGCTATATACAACTATTGTATTGTGTAACTTATATGGAATGAGCTGAATTTGGAGATTCGTATAGATAAATTCAAACGCAGTACGTTCATTAATACATAGATagaaaattcgataaattaatattcacaaaatttatttatatggaTTAGTCCAAATGAAAAAGATACTTGGttcgataaatataatatgcacGATAAATTAtcctatttaattaatttgttcaaGTTGTGTGTAATACAGTATGCACAATACGCTAGAATATTAAAGATTCTTTAACAGTCCACTAGAACAACCTGTAGTTTTCGATGAATAATTATAGTCTAGGCTTCTTTTAGATTTTCTCAGCTTCATTCCAttctttcttaattataacttacttatataatatataattgtgcAGTTCTTGATAATTCTTCCGACTTTAAGCACAGAGAATGTACGATGTAATACAAACACGTAATGTTAAAGATCAAAAGTTTTCGCAaacgaaatatcaaaaatgcaaataaactATATTTGGTTTCTCGAGTAAtcttaatcaaaatttatcctaatatacatttttaaattctaatttGATATGTCAATATATTCTATCtcaaagaataaaaatgaacaagcagtaacaaataattttcccATAAAGATTCCGATAATAAACAATTTCCACGTATATCATAAAATCTAATTTCGCTGGAACTACTTGAAACACAAAtctgaattaataaaacaggGCTTCGGTTATCGAATATTGCTCTGTACTTAAATCTAAGAGATcggatattatttaattcttattttaatactataatatatctGTTATATCGATCGTGAATGATGTTCGGAAATGTATAAACCAAAGTATCTTTTCAAATAACAAACAGTCATGTGacgaatttataaaaaaggaaaatggcatttttcttttttccggtACTTTGAAACCCAATACTTAAACCCATATCAAATCCCCTGACCATAGTACAGCGCATAGTAAAAACAGCCTGACATTTTTGCATAGACTAGAAAAGTACAATCGACATTGCGCACGCTACGATAATAACCGAAAAgcgaattttgtttttacatttcCTCTACGTTACTTTGTAGGCACTTTCTACGAGTAACCGGAGACTCTCGTGTGACGCGATGGAGATCAAAGAGCTCCACGACAGTCTCCTCGAAGTTAAAATTAGCTTTATACCGTCTTACATGTGAGAAACGAAAGAACGATTAGGCGTACATTGGAGAACGTGCAACGTCCTCGCGAAGATGCTACCGATAAATTTCTTGTCATACTTCTCTTGTTTTATAATTAGAGTATGCAGTTCtcttattatgtatatgtatatgtatatcctactttctctcttatcatttttctctaattGTTCGTTTTCATTATGGATTTattgctttaaatataattgcgaACCGACAAGATactcatattaatatatgtcgTGTGTTAACTCTATATCGCTATAGCTAGTGATTGGAAAGagataattgatatatttaaagacaCCATAGACCTGTCGAGCTGTCGAAACATgacattcatatatatatatatatatatatatatatatatatatatatatatgcatatcatatatgcatatgtatccATTACGTATCAAATAAGCTTCCGACGTTCTCTCAcgatcagaattatcgatacaGACGAATTTGTCATGAATCGTAAGTCAAACGAACAGTGAGACGTAATTGTTACTCCCGGTGCTGAGAAATACGGACAATGTTGATGCGATGTTGAATAATCATAGTTCTAcgctaataataattgcaattaatctGCAGAATTTGCTGCCCCCATCGATAATACTGCGCcgttaaataaatcatttcaaTATCCAACGCGTTACGTTCGAGTGTGTGAGCCGTCTAATTATACAGATTACAGATTTATTGCTACAGGACTGTAATTGTTACTTCGACCTGTTTCATCGCATGGACGAATCAATATACCGCTTCTCAATTCAACCACGCGCATCGAAAGCATTAAAGAATTTGCAAATTCTAAATTCTCTTTACTGAATTGCAACTTGTTTCCTTTCTGTATCGCGCGAGATATACTCTCTAAATACATGAATGCATAATGATCCTCCTCCGACGAGAAACGGAAATTTGATGCCTCCTTTAAAATTTAGCTACTTCTTGTTCATGGTTTTTAAGGCAcctgatatatatgtatggtACACAATACAATGCATAACTGTATACGAAGAATTCGTTACGACTAAAGCTAAGAATCATTTGCCgtttatcgaaaattaaaaaattattattatgcatcGCCATGTACATCGGCTCTCGCAAGCTCTACAATTCAACCGAGATGGTTGCGAAATACACAGGAAATACACTTTGCACGAAAATGCAACTAAAATACATCCGATGCAATTGATGCATACTAAATATACAATTGTTTGCGTTATAACGGTTTCTCAAAAGATtcgaaaaaaggagaaatacTTGTAGCAAAGGCGGATAACGTAATCGCAATCATCCATAAATGTACGCTGCCGATCCTACAAACCCTCTCGCGGGAATTGTTACCTAGTTGCGTACAATACTATGATAGCCGTTAGGTTCACATACGTACTAGTGAAATTGGCTTGGTAGGATGAGTAGTACCGCTTGgtgattcttttttatatgtaaacaataaaaatacctTTTGGATATATTGACTAGTCTCTGTCGCTTCCGCCATTCTCTCCTTACGCCCGTTTTCCTCTCTCGCTGCCGGCGAATATTCAGCGTAGACGCTCCATCCGGTCCGTCCGTAGAACGACAACAGAACACAAAAGTGATCCACTTGGTGATTCTCGTCGGCTTGAACGACTTAATATTACGACTCTTATATTAATCTCTCTTTACGGAGTGGTCGACGTTAAAAACGTGGGGTCTACCGCGGCCACCTTCGCGGTGAGAAACGCATGCATACAGAACAACAAGTTTTGCAACTGGGAACACTCCAATTCCTGTCGAAAggtatgtaaaatgtaaatacacATCCCGCACTATAAAAGATTGAAAGATTGCATGCGGCACTGGCTTTTAACCCACTTTTCCGAAACTCTCggacaaaaattaattctccGATTCGTGTGTGAGTATCTATACGTGTGAGAAtctaaattattacatatttagattcatataaaattattcgaatCAATTTCCGGAAAAAATGGGTCAAATTGTGCTGTGGCGAATCTCTCGGTGTAAAATCTCTCTTAGCAAAATTTGCGTTTACCTTCGTTTCGATAGCGATGCTGTCCGGTTCTTGGAAGTGCAACTTAAGCCTGCTCTTGCCGTCGTCACTGGATCCTCTCAGTTGCGAGAACTTGTAACGCCACGCGATCTCACCGATTCCCTCGTACGACAACGTGAATCCTTGCGTCCATTCCAACGTCAGACCGGCGCTCCTACTGTTGAACGTCACCGGGAAGGTCTTGCTCTGCAGGAGATAGAAGAGACATGGAAGATGCCGCGAGTGCCGCGTCGCGAAAGTGTATCGCAGGAATCATCATGTACCTTCAAATACGTGACAGCTGAACATATAGCGGTGTGCCACGCCGCCTCGACCCGCAGGAGCTCTTGTCTGGTCTCTACGCTCAGGTAACGCGGTGGCTTCCCGGGGCTCTGCGCCAGGAAGCAGTGCTGCCGCTCATCCACGTTCTCCGACTCGCGCATCACGCGAAACATCGTCTGGTACACTTTGAAAGTCAACGCGCAGCGTGACCAGTCGCCTATGTTGCACTGGAAGCAACGACAAGAACGATTCGACGCGATTCCTGGCTTTCGAGGGCCAAAgcgaacgaaataaaatatatatacaagtcTTTTACGCACAGGCGGTGTCTCGAACAGTAGCAGATCCGGTCCTTTCAGAGCTAGGAATCTTGGTCTGTAGCTCTGCCACGGCTGATTGCTGTTGCTCACCGCCTCGTTCACCCAGCCCATGTACTCGATGCGCTCGCCCACTCCGAAATTGCGATTGTACAGCTTCATCTGAAATTGAATTCGAGCTCAATTTATTCGCACGAGCGCTGGTTGATTACCGCGgttagttaattattgaaacaATACGGAATATAGGAAACAGGCGCGATACAACACGTTACGATCGATCATGTATAATTTGCGTCACCTGCAAGTGTGTCAATCCCGTAATGTTAtccgttatatattttaaccaTTGACTGAGGATAGCACTGTCGTCGCAATGTATCACCCCTGTGCGCGCGCCGTTAAGTCCTCTCACTTCGAACGCGTTCCTCCTGAGCTTGTCGGTGCCGAATATATATCTCGTCACGTACGCCATCATTAACGGGACTGAAAAGAGTCACGTTAATCATATCACACGGATAGAATCCTCGTATACGTCTATATTTGTATCCTTAAACCGGCGCTAATCGATATCCTCAGctcgagaaataaatatcactTGACACGTATGAATATCGAGTCGCACGTAACTCTtgttcacattttattttttatttcatgtatcCTTTCACGCATACATAAACATATGCAGCGCACACACggtatcttttatatttaatagctTTACTCGTACCAAAGtacatttcaaatatataGGATGAATGATGCTCGGGAGTAAAACGGATGTGTACAGTGctaaatgcataaatatgGATAAATGTAGCACTCGGCACTAAAAGCAAAATACAAATTTGgatatatatgcacatatcgGATTTTGACTAATCGTTATTTCAACGGACACGGTTACCTGTGATCACGTCCACCCATCTCTTGTATTGCATCGAACTGGAAGATGCGTTCGAACTCTGCCGACTGTGACCGCACCTGGGGCTGCTCCCTTGTCGGCTAGGCGATATCCATCCATCTTCCGCCGTGCCATTGGCAACGTTGTCCAGCTTGTCTTCCTTCTCTGTTGAGTTACAAGTACATCAGTGCATGACACGCTCCCGTTGCGGCTAGATTTTTGTGATAATACGCGAAGTCCGTCACACCGTACCGTTCTTTTGTAGAAACGGCTTGGCCGCTCGATAATGCTTGACCGTAAGGACGACTATGTCACCGGCGTTTCTCAAAATGTTGACGGCATCATCGTGGTTGCATGCCGTGATGTACTCCCCGTTCACTGCGAGATCATGGAACgtgaattatgtaatttaataaattctctaGTCTCGTAAACAAAGAGCGACACGCGGTAGATTGTTTCAAGTACACAGAGCGACACCGATGTCGACTTTCATTAGAGTAGGCGCGAGCATTGGCAGAAGTCGGCAATTAAATCGATACCTATTAACTGTACAGAGTACTGTTCGACTGTATCGCGAGAAACTGTCCCATGTCATGTCACCACAAGCGGCGCAAATAACGAGATGAATATTAACGATGAGTATTAATACAtgatattatttgttttgattaaaataatttaattcgagaCAGAATCAGGGCAAAACGTAATAccatacataataaatcacgTAGAACACAGAATTGCCagacatttatcattattttattgagaaaaatttatcattattaaattgagaaaaatatgcaatgcgtaaaaaaatgaattacTATGTCTCAGATAAGAATTTCGATCGTACAACAAATACGTGTATTAACTGTGAGAATAACGTATACATGATTGTGTCGTTACCTTTGATAATTGCGTCTCCTACAAAAAGCTGGCCGCATTGATCAGCCGCCTGACTCTTGTAGATTCTCGATATGAGTACTGGAAGCTTATGTTCCGCTCCACCCTTTATGCTTAGCCCTAAACCACCAACCTTCTGCCTGGTGATCTGCACCATGCGTTCCTTAGCATCGAGAGGCGGCTTATTGTGATTCGCTGCCTGCTAAAATGTACTCTTGTCTTTGATACATCCCACGACGCCCGTGCGATCGATAAAGCACCGTATACCAACTCGACagttaaacattattattcatcggtagaaataaataatgctaCCATCGAAAGACACTTTTACCTCTAGATCCTCTCGTTGGAGTTTCAGCACCTCCATGGACAAATGCAAACGCATCGGGACGGGTTTGCTTTTCCCATCGCTGACTGTCACCATCCCCGTCCGCACCTGTCAATaacaaaaacaataaaaatataatggaaATGTGATAATTTGTGATCATTACATTCGCTTGAAATAAAACGCAAAAGGTAAATATACGCAGAAGGAAGAACAAcagaataatttatcaaaGATGCACATTTTTGTGTACGAGCTCTGGAAACAATACGGTATTCATCATTCTCCATGTTTTTATTTAGCACAAAGAGTTTTACATTTGAAACGCGGAATTGAGGTGGAAGAGCGCAAGATAAAAACCCACGGGACtaaagagagaataaaagttattttagAATTCTCAGCAGCGATATCCTGTGCGGAAGTAGTACAAAGATTAAAGGAGAAAAGACGCGCGCCGTCGATGCTGTGTTAAGCACTGGTGCCGATGTTAATGAGTACTCTGCATATCGATTGATTAAGTCGAACAAAGTCAGTACACGGGCAAACATGCATTTATATATGACAGCCATATATATGAACGTTTCAACCGGatagtaaatttttaattgcaaattactCGCGTTTAATTGGGTTGCACTCCTAATTATTTCAAAcagaattattgttattacattatcCGCTGTTCGTTGGTTGACCGCTATGCGATACGATCCATTCATTACGTTTAACTCGCAAAACCGCAATAGGTCGGTAGGAATTAATTCGCATTCGTTAATTTGCCGTCTGGTTTGACAGTGACCGCATCGCTCGTGCTCGATATGCAAATATCCACTGTGAGTTTTTCAAGTAACGTAACGACGACGGCGCGTTCGTTctgtttaattaatcgatctCCCTTTCTTGAAACGTACAGGCACCCTGAATTATTCGGCCGCGATCCAATTCTGAAATCCTTCTCTCGGCGATGACAGCTATAAGCgatggaaagaaaaataagcaaataattaatgagCCGTTGGCATTTACAGACGTTTCCaacgtatatacataatgtTTCAGCGACCTACCTTTTATCTACGAGTCCTTTGATCAATTCCGAATTGATTTTCTACAGTGAAAACCGTGAACACAGTCGATTGTCGCAAATATCGTTATTTTCTACTATTTTCTAtcaattcttaattaaatgcCTTTCCTCAACTTATCCTTAAACCGATAAATCTTTAAAATGaatctaaaattaaataagaagtGCTTCTTTCTTCAGGATGATGTTATTCAGTACAGCACACGAGCAGCtctttgtataatacatatattttcgtactgttttgtatataattgcgtctcttatatctatatataattcgTGAATACTCCATTACTTATTGTTCC encodes the following:
- the LOC105276473 gene encoding gamma-1-syntrophin isoform X1; translation: MRINATKMSTPIEEKIDQKLKVRTGMVTVSDGKSKPVPMRLHLSMEVLKLQREDLEQAANHNKPPLDAKERMVQITRQKVGGLGLSIKGGAEHKLPVLISRIYKSQAADQCGQLFVGDAIIKVNGEYITACNHDDAVNILRNAGDIVVLTVKHYRAAKPFLQKNEKEDKLDNVANGTAEDGWISPSRQGSSPRCGHSRQSSNASSSSMQYKRWVDVITVPLMMAYVTRYIFGTDKLRRNAFEVRGLNGARTGVIHCDDSAILSQWLKYITDNITGLTHLQMKLYNRNFGVGERIEYMGWVNEAVSNSNQPWQSYRPRFLALKGPDLLLFETPPCNIGDWSRCALTFKVYQTMFRVMRESENVDERQHCFLAQSPGKPPRYLSVETRQELLRVEAAWHTAICSAVTYLKSKTFPVTFNSRSAGLTLEWTQGFTLSYEGIGEIAWRYKFSQLRGSSDDGKSRLKLHFQEPDSIAIETKELECSQLQNLLFCMHAFLTAKVAAVDPTFLTSTTP
- the LOC105276473 gene encoding gamma-1-syntrophin isoform X2; its protein translation is MRINATKMSTPIEEKIDQKLKVRTGMVTVSDGKSKPVPMRLHLSMEVLKLQREDLEAANHNKPPLDAKERMVQITRQKVGGLGLSIKGGAEHKLPVLISRIYKSQAADQCGQLFVGDAIIKVNGEYITACNHDDAVNILRNAGDIVVLTVKHYRAAKPFLQKNEKEDKLDNVANGTAEDGWISPSRQGSSPRCGHSRQSSNASSSSMQYKRWVDVITVPLMMAYVTRYIFGTDKLRRNAFEVRGLNGARTGVIHCDDSAILSQWLKYITDNITGLTHLQMKLYNRNFGVGERIEYMGWVNEAVSNSNQPWQSYRPRFLALKGPDLLLFETPPCNIGDWSRCALTFKVYQTMFRVMRESENVDERQHCFLAQSPGKPPRYLSVETRQELLRVEAAWHTAICSAVTYLKSKTFPVTFNSRSAGLTLEWTQGFTLSYEGIGEIAWRYKFSQLRGSSDDGKSRLKLHFQEPDSIAIETKELECSQLQNLLFCMHAFLTAKVAAVDPTFLTSTTP